A section of the Fusarium falciforme chromosome 8, complete sequence genome encodes:
- a CDS encoding Tyrosinase yields the protein MRDILLLGGLFGILATAQPYNYGADIQSLTRRQDTSDRVVIKPLPIIRNGTMPLRYEIREMKADRYKWDLFILALSMLQYTSQDDPRSWYQIAGIHGVPFEPWSGVESVEGGNMSGYCMHSSVLFSTWHRPYLALFEQELYQKANAIAGMFPNGTERQAYQDAARSFRMPYWDWSLEAPEGDEHFPGVFWNATISQYGPRGIQLVRNPLYSYYFHPKDEEAFIWTPLNTWDETKRAPNVNISENAPPSNNSLVNTALLVALPEIQQRLLGLFSNSKTFNDFGTKVWSVTNNISAADSIESIHDIIHIHGGLKGHMTYVPVSSFDPLFILHHTMTDRLLAMWQILNPDAWMAPMPSGETTFTSIAGEMQDSTTPLTPFFASEDGTFWNSDMARTTEAFGYSYADTDASGKKEDELRDELTRKITEWYGDRGWIAALERSQHTQGPAQEKRHGKARGGHLSGIRPDVTDNAPDPPAPAVIKNGRYMDWVINARVNIEAFAGNFQLLFFIGPPPIDASQWLASRNRASKVTFMGTRHQTGSRSLMAGSSPLTAALVKLVGAGEIPSLDPKHVVPFLEERLQFAVLGGQDTEVNVYELEGLHITINSGEMVVPEKGRLPQQGPLACRMRLWPDKSLC from the exons ATGCGTGAtattctccttcttgggggCCTCTTTGGCATCCTCGCTACGGCACAGCCCTACAACTACGGCGCCGACATCCAATCCCTGACTCGAAGGCAAGACACCAGCGATCGCGTGGTCATCAAGCCGCTCCCGATAATTCGAAATGGCACAATGCCCCTGAGATACGAGATTCGAGAGATGAAGGCCGACCGCTACAAATGGGACTTGTTCATTCTGGCCCTGAGTATGTTGCAGTACACCAGTCAGGACGATCCCAGGTCGTGGTACCAGATTGCCG GAATCCACGGTGTTCCCTTTGAACCATGGAGCGGTGTCGAGTCTGTGGAGGGGGGCAACATGTCTGGATACTGTATGCACAGCTCGGTTCTGTTTTCCACATGGCATCGCCCATATCTCGCCCTCTTTGAG CAAGAACTGTACCAAAAAGCCAATGCCATTGCCGGCATGTTTCCTAATGGGACAGAGCGGCAAGCATATCAAGATGCTGCCCGTAGCTTCCGCATGCCGTACTGGGATTGGTCATTGGAGGCCCCCGAAGGAGATGAGCATTTTCCAGGAGTTTTTTGGAATGCTACCATCTCTCAATACGGTCCTCGAGGTATCCAGCTCGTCAGAAATCCTCTATATTCATACTACTTTCACCcaaaagatgaagaagcaTTCATCTGGACCCCG CTCAACACCTGGGATGAGACAAAGAGAGCTCCAAATGTGAATATTAGCGAAAACGCTCCTCCATCGAACAACAGTCTGGTCAATACGGCCCTTCTAGTCGCGTTGCCCGAGATTCAGCAACGTCTGCTTGGCCTCTTTTCTAATTCGAAAACCTTCAACGACTTCGGGACCAAGGTATGGTCAGTAACTAACAACATCTCAGCGGCGGACTCGATCGAATCAATCCATGACATTATTCACATCCATGGTGGGCTTAAGGGCCACATGACATATGTACCCGTATCTTCGTTTGATCCTCTATTCATCCTCCACCACACCATGACAGATCGGTTGTTGGCCATGTGGCAGATACTAAATCCAGACGCGTGGATGGCCCCGATGCCATCTGGTGAAACTACCTTTACATCTATTGCGGGCGAAATGCAAGATTCTACAACTCCGCTGACCCCATTCTTTGCCTCGGAGGATGGCACGTTCTGGAACTCGGACATGGCAAGGACCACGGAAGCCTTTGGGTACTCTTATGCCGACACGGACGCTTctgggaagaaggaggacgaACTTCGTGACGAGTTGACGAGGAAAATCACGGAGTGGTACGGAGATAGGGGCTGGATCGCGGCGCTGGAACGGAGTCAACACACTCAGGGTCCCGCGCAAGAAAAGCGGCATGGCAAGGCGAGGGGTGGGCACCTGAGTGGCATCAGACCCGATGTCACGGACAATGCTCCAGATCCGCCAGCCCCAGCAGTTATCAAGAATGGGCGGTACATGGATTGGGTTATTAACGCGCGAGTCAATATCGAGGCGTTCGCAGGCAACTTccagcttctcttctttATTGGACCACCACCAATAGATGCTAGCCAATGGCTGGCTTCCAGAAACCGAGCTTCCAAGGTCACATTCATGGGAACTCGTCACCAAACGGGTTCAAGGTCGTTGATGGCTGGATCGTCACCTCTGACAGCGGCACTGGTGAAGTTAGTGGGAGCAGGAGAGATCCCCAGCCTGGATCCGAAGCATGTGGTGCCGTTTCTCGAAGAAAGGCTGCAGTTTGCGGTACTTGGGGGCCAAGATACAGAGGTCAATGTCTATGAACTGGAAGGCTTGCACATTACCATCAACAGCGGAGAGATGGTGGTGCCAGAGAAGGGGAGACTTCCACAGCAAGGTCCCCTGGCATGCAGGATGAGGCTTTGGCCTGACAAGTCGTTGTGTTAG
- a CDS encoding DNA-directed RNA polymerase subunit beta, producing MAPSATNTEWDHEYHTLRRENLFRNPPKDHTAYPALQLAIDPHIESFNGLFRDDGKPGLLTHGLADIGTKTFLDGDERAGPQGKNRLTIRYKDVFLQKPQVPPSNKMARNRQIFPAECRERHVTYRGRLSATLEYRINGGDPIEFVREFGQVPIMIKSNRCHLEGNSPALLVERKEESEELGGYFIVNGIEKIIRMLQLNKRNFPMAINRPSFQNRGPGYTPYGIILRAVRPDETSQTNVLHYLNDGNMTFRFSWRKNEYLIPVMMILKALVETNDREIFEGLVGPVGSKSTENTFLTDRIELLLRTYKSYNLYSKSETRAYLGEKFRVVLGVPDTMSNLDVGTEFLRRIVLVHLGNVDVTEEQDNEKFKLLLFMIRKLYALVAGECAVDNPDAVQNQEILLGGFLYGQILKERLDEFLSVNVRASLRDYLRRHPTVPFTSEDFRKDFPNNIFRKANENLGNALEYFLSTGNMQSPSGLDLQQTAGFTVVAEKLNFLRFISHFRMVHRGAFFAQLKTTAVRKLLPESWGFMCPVHTPDGAPCGLLNHLAHKCKIMTDSVDVSHIAALAAELGIVDVSSASTEENVVVMLDGKILGFCTPKESIRIADCFRYWKVEGTHGVPLQLEIGYVPPSHGGSYPGIYMTSTPARMVRPVKYLPLQKEDWVGPYEQPYMSIAVVPQEVESGKSTHVEFDPTNMLSILANMTPFSDFNQSPRNMYQCQMGKQTMGTPSTNLRYRTDNKSYRIQTGQTPVVRAPLHNTYGFDNFPNGMNAVVAVISYTGYDMDDAMILNKSAHERGFGHGTIYKTKKISLKDDSRTKATKSVTKAFGFAPHSYVSASYQGMLDDDGLPHVGRMIQEGDVICAWHTVTPDYNGKLVNLDGITHYEKYKDAETGFVEEVRLIGAETGNEPLQTISVKFRVPRSPIIGDKFSSRHGQKGVASQKWPTVDLPFSETGIQPDIIINPHAFPSRMTIGMFVESLAGKAGALHGLAQDSTPFKFDEENTAADYFGHQLMKAGYNYHGNEPMYSGITGEELAADIYIGVVYYQRLRHMVNDKYQVRTTGPVVPTTGQPIKGRKRGGGIRVGEMERDALLAHGTAFLLQDRLLNCSDYSRSWICRRCGSFLSVQPTVSQFAPGKKKAASIVRCRNCAVKLDDAEGIDLTEIQGEIWEDGQGNSWVGGDHTTQVVVPGALKYLDVELAAMGIKLKYRVDRTDEPRKGPMRPMSLDGVRVGK from the exons ATGGCGCCCTCAGCCACCAACACCGAATGGGACCATGAGTACCACACTCTCCGCCGAGAGAACCTCTTCCGAAACCCTCCCAAGGATCACACTGCGTATCCTGCCCTTCAATTAGCCATCGATCCCCATATTGAGTCCTTCAATGGTCTCTTCCGCGACGATGGCAAGCCTGGCTTGCTGACGCATGGTCTGGCCGACATTGGCACCAAGACCTTTCTCGACGGTGACGAGCGGGCTGGACCTCAAGGCAAGAACCGCCTGACCATTCGATACAAGGATGTCTTTCTCCAGAAACCCCAGGTTCCGCCTTCTAACAAGATGGCCCGGAACCGACAAATCTTTCCCGCCGAGTGCAGAGAGCGTCACGTAACATATCGAGGAAGGCTCTCAGCTACCCTCGAATACCGCATCAACGGTGGCGATCCCATTGAATTCGTCCGCGAGTTTGGCCAGGTGCCCATCATGATCAAG TCCAACCGCTGCCATCTTGAGGGCAACTCGCCTGCCCTTCTCGTTGAGCGGAAAGAAGAGTCCGAGGAGCTGGGTGGCTACTTTATCGTCAACGGTATTGAAAAGATCATTCGAATGCTGCAATTGAACAAGAGAAACTTCCCCATGGCCATCAACCGACCTAGTTTCCAGAACCGTGGCCCCGGCTACACCCCGTACGGTATTATTCTCCGCGCAGTTCGACCCGACGAGACGTCTCAGACCAACGTTCTCCACTACCTCAACGATGGAAACATGACTTTCCGTTTCTCATGGCGCAAGAACGAGTATCTTATTCCGGTCATGATGATCCTCAAGGCGCTCGTCGAGACCAACGACCGCGAGATCTTTGAGGGTCTGGTTGGCCCTGTTGGATCAAAATCGACCGAAAACACCTTCCTTACGGACCGAATCGAGTTGCTTTTGCGGACGTACAAGTCCTACAACCTTTACAGCAAGTCGGAGACGAGGGCGTACCTGGGTGAAAAATTCCGGGTTGTGCTTGGAGTTCCTGACACCATGTCCAACCTCGACGTTGGTACCGAATTCCTCCGAAGAATTGTCCTGGTTCATCTCGGAAATGTCGACGTGACGGAGGAGCAGGACAATGAGAAGTTCAAGCTGCTTCTCTTCATGATCCGCAAGCTCTATGCGCTCGTCGCTGGCGAGTGCGCTGTCGACAACCCCGATGCTGTCCAGAACCAGGAGATTCTGCTGGGAGGTTTCTTGTATGGTCAAATCCTCAAGGAGCGTCTCGATGAGTTCCTGAGCGTTAACGTCCGCGCGTCCCTGCGAGATTACCTCCGCCGGCATCCAACTGTTCCCTTTACTTCTGAAGATTTCCGCAAGGACTTCCCAAATAACATTTTCCGGAAGGCCAACGAGAATCTCGGAAATGCCCTGGAGTATTTCTTGTCCACGGGTAACATGCAGAGTCCATCTGGACTCGATCTTCAGCAGACTGCAGGTTTCACAGTTGTGGCTGAAAAGCTCAACTTTTTGCGATTCATCAGTCACTTCCGCATGGTGCATCGAGGTGCCTTCTTTGCCCAGCTCAAGACAACTGCTGTGCGAAAGCTGCTCCCCGAATCATGGGGCTTCATGTGTCCTGTCCACACGCCTGATGGTGCGCCCTGTGGTCTTCTGAACCATCTTGCGCACAAGTGCAAGATCATGACCGATTCGGTCGACGTCTCCCATATCGCGGCTCTTGCTGCCGAGCTTGGAATCGTTGACGTTTCGTCAGCCTCGACCGAGGAGAATGTCGTGGTCATGCTTGACGGCAAGATTCTTGGTTTCTGCACTCCCAAGGAGTCGATCAGAATCGCGGATTGTTTCCGGTACTGGAAGGTTGAGGGCACACACGGCGTGCCTCTGCAACTGGAGATTGGTTACGTTCCTCCGTCTCATGGCGGCTCCTATCCCGGCATTTACATGACATCTACGCCTGCGAGAATGGTGCGACCCGTCAAGTACCTCCCTCTCCAGAAGGAGGATTGGGTTGGTCCCTACGAGCAGCCTTACATGTCCATCGCCGTGGTGCCGCAGGAGGTCGAGTCTGGAAAGTCTACGCACGTCGAGTTTGATCCCACCAACATGCTGTCGATTCTCGCCAACATGACCCCCTTCTCGGACTTCAACCAGTCACCTCGAAACATGTACCAGTGTCAGATGGGTAAGCAAACCATGGGAACCCCCAGCACTAATCTTCGCTACCGAACCGACAACAAGTCATACCGCATACAAACTGGACAAACACCCGTCGTGCGAGCGCCTCTTCACAACACATATGGTTTCGACAACTTCCCCAACGGCATGAACGCGGTTGTCGCTGTCATCTCGTACACTGGATACGACATGGACGACGCCATGATTCTCAACAAGAGCGCCCATGAGCGTGGCTTTGGACATGGTACCATctacaagaccaagaagatctCGCTCAAGGATGACTCGCGAACAAAGGCCACCAAGAGTGTTACCAAGGCTTTTGGCTTCGCACCACACAGCTATGTGAGCGCGTCATACCAGGGAATGCTGGATGACGACGGCCTGCCTCACGTGGGCCGCATGATCCAGGAGGGAGATGTAATCTGCGCGTGGCACACGGTGACGCCCGACTACAATGGCAAGCTGGTGAACCTGGATGGCATCACTCACTACGAAAAGTACAAGGATGCCGAGACGGGCTTTGTCGAAGAGGTCCGCCTGATCGGAGCCGAAACCGGCAACGAGCCTCTGCAGACCATCTCTGTCAAGTTCCGTGTTCCCCGATCTCCCATCATCGGTGACAAGTTCTCGTCCAGACACGGACAGAAGGGTGTCGCCTCGCAAAAGTGGCCAACGGTGGATCTGCCCTTCTCGGAGACTGGCATCCAACCGGACATTATCATTAACCCCCACGCTTTCCCTTCCCGTATGACGATAGGCATGTTTGTGGAATCGCTCGCCGGCAAGGCTGGCGCGCTGCATGGCCTTGCGCAAGACTCGACACCGTTCAAGTTTGACGAGGAGAACACTGCGGCGGACTATTTTGGCCACCAGCTGATGAAGGCCGGGTACAACTACCACGGCAATGAGCCCATGTACTCGGGCATTACGGGAGAGGAGCTCGCAGCTGACATCTACATCGGAGTTGTCTACTACCAGCGTCTGCGACACATGGTCAACGATAAGTACCAGGTGCGAACCACTGGTCCAGTGGTGCCGACAACAGGCcagcccatcaagggccgaaAGAGGGGCGGTGGTATCCGTGTGGGAGAGATGGAACGTGATGCGCTGTTGGCTCACGGAACGGCCTTTTTGCTCCAGGATCGTCTCCTCAACTGTTCGGATTATTCCAGGTCGTGGATCTGCCGCCGCTGCGGTTCGTTCCTCTCTGTGCAGCCCACCGTGTCGCAGTTTGCACcaggcaagaagaaggcggccAGCATTGTGCGATGCCGCAACTGCGCCGTCAAGCTGGACGACGCCGAGGGCATCGACCTCACCGAGATCCAGGGCGAGATCTGGGAGGACGGCCAGGGCAACTCTTGGGTAGGTGGCGATCACACGACGCAGGTTGTCGTCCCCGGCGCTCTCAAGTACCTCGACGTCGAGCTGGCAGCCATGGGCATCAAGCTCAAGTACCGCGTGGACCGCACCGACGAGCCTCGCAAGGGGCCCATGAGGCCCATGTCGTTAGACGGAGTTCGGGTTGGAAAATAG
- a CDS encoding Beta-elim-lyase domain-containing protein translates to MRPSSRLISSCLSRYNAPSSTTRFSAITSNLTRSVASPHRFFASSSVTMGDSIAASEKTHNAWIGAKGPAAFDLRSDVVTTPTPAMLQAIQSCSLLDDVFQEDPATNDLEAYVAGRTGKEAGLFVLSGTMGNQLALRSLLTQPPHSVICDYRAHIFTSEAGGTSALTGAQIQPIVPKNGRYMTLEEIVANAVLDDDVHGCPTRVISLENTLHGMVMPLSEVKRISEFAKEHGIKLHLDGARLWEAVVSGAGSLPEYCSYFDTVTLCLSKGLGAPVGSVLVGSKATIKHARWTRKSIGGGLRQSGVVTSAGRVAVEQTFGASPNGEDGPLKASHETARKVDALWASLGGKVEEPTETNMVWLDLKAAGCSEKRFIEIGKEEGLKFMCNRLVTHYQVAQNEEEVLKRLRAVFDKVLAEKEDLSAKQQVGKGSVYVPQ, encoded by the exons ATGAGGCCCTCATCTCGACTCATTTCATCCTGTCTCTCTCGTTATAACGCACCCTCATCGACGACAAGATTCTCGGCAATTACCTCCAACTTGACCCGCTCAGTCGCATCCCCGCATCGTTTCTTTGCCTCATCTTCAGTAACCATGGGAGACTCAATTGCAGCCTCGGAAAAGACACACAATGCCTGGATTGGTGCAAAAGGCCCAGCTGCCTTTGACCTGCGAA GTGATGTGGTGACGACTCCCACTCCAGCTATGCTGCAGGCTATCCAGTCATGCTCCCTGCTCGACGACGTCTTCCAGGAGGACCCTGCTACGAATGATCTCGAGGCCTATGTCGCTGGACGAACTGGCAAGGAGGCCGGTCTGTTTGTCCTCTCCGGAACTATGGGCAACCAGCTCGCCTTGAGATCTCTCCTCACACAGCCTCCTCACTCTGTGATTTGCGACTACCGCGCTCACATCTTTACCTCTGAGGCCGGCGG CACCTCGGCTCTCACGGGCGCTCAGATTCAGCCCATCGTGCCCAAGAATGGCAGATATATGACCCTTGAGGAGATCGTGGCCAACGCTGTGCTGGATGACGACGTCCACGGCTGTCCCACGCGAGTCATCAGCCTCGAAAACACCCTCCACGGCATGGTCATGCCCCTTAGCGAGGTGAAGCGTATCTCCGAGTTCGCCAAAGAGCACGGCATCAAACTGCACCTCGATGGTGCTCGACTTTGGGAGGCTGTCGTCTCTGGAGCCGGTTCTTTGCCCGAGTATTGCTCCTACTTTGATACTGTCACCCTCTGCCTGTCCAAGGGTCTTGGTGCACCTGTTGGAAGTGTCCTTGTGGGATCCAAGGCCACGATTAAGCACGCCCGATGGACTCGCAAGTCTATCGGTGGTGGTCTTCGCCAGTCCGGTGTTGTGACTTCAGCTGGCCGCGTCGCCGTCGAGCAGACATTTGGCGCATCACCTAATGGCGAAGACGGACCCCTCAAGGCCTCTCACGAGACAGCACGCAAGGTCGACGCTCTCTGGGCAAGCCTGGGCGGCAAAGTTGAAGAGCCGACCGAGACCAACATGGTGTGGCTGGACCTCAAGGCCGCAGGGTGCAGCGAGAAGCGGTTCATCGAAATTGGCAAGGAGGAGGGACTCAAGTTCATGTGCAACCGACTGGTGACGCACTACCAGGTTGCCCAGAACGAGGAAGAGGTGCTGAAGCGGCTGAGAGCGGTGTTTGATAAGGTTCtcgctgagaaggaggattTGAGTGCGAAGCAGCAGGTTGGGAAGGGTAGTGTTTATGTACCCCAATAG
- a CDS encoding Trehalase codes for MGAVRHVATALAASVTAVSALYVNGSVIAPCDSPIYCHGDILEQVELAQPFSDSKTFVDMPAIRPLEEIQEAFDKLEKPLRNNSALADFLDENFADAGGELEEVPEDELETDPEFLDKINDTVIKEFTEKVIDIWPDLTRRYNSDSNNCTECPNSFIPINRTFVVAGGRFREPYYWDSYWILEGLLRTGGSFVEIAKNTIENFLDFVEEYGFVPNGARIYYLNRSQPPLLAQMVKIYVQHTNDTDILERALPLLVKEHEFWMTNRTVEVYINNETFLLNRYDVSNTRPRPESYREDYVTANNKSYYSTEGDVFPEEEKLDEKQKETLYGNLASGAESGWDYTSRWIARPEDAARDNYFPLRYLNTREIIPVDLNSILYGNEIAIADFYANAGNTSASEQWREVAANRSYAMTTFLWNETLWSYFDYNITSQSQYIYVPEDDDTESIEKTSAPKGKQVLFSVSQFYPFWLGAAPDYLMRNPFAVLNAYSRVAEYLDTKAGGIPATNFRTGQQWDQPNVWPPLMHILMAGLQNVPPTFGIMDPSFVELRRLALKLGQRYLDSTFCTWYATGGSTSETPQLRGLSDADEGIMFEKYADNATNVAGGGGEYEVVEGFGWTNGVLLWAVDTFANRLERPDCGDIKAADVEGGGGKRSLSAVMLHARDAKRVKKFGRRKRATKKRSSRSFWG; via the exons ATGGGTGCGGTGAGACATGTTGCGACGGCCCTGGCCGCTTCGGTCACGGCCGTGTCCGCTCTCTATGTCAATGGCTCTGTAATTGCGCCGTGCGACTCACCAATTTACTGCCACGGCGATATCCTCGAGCAGGTTGAGCTTGCGCAACCATTTAGCGACTCCAAGACCTTTGTTGACAT GCCAGCCATTCGACCTCTGGAAGAGATCCAAGAGGCATTTGACAAGCTCGAAAAACCTCTCAGAAACAATTCGGCCCTCGCAGACTTTCTCGATGAGAATTTTGCCGATGCTGGCGGCGAGCTTGAAGAAGTCCCCGAGGACGAGCTCGAGACGGATCCCGAGTTCCTCGACAAGATTAACGATACCGTCATCAAGGAGTTTACGGAAAAGGTCATTGACATTTGGCCTGACCTGACCCGTCGCTACAACAGCGACTCCAACAACTGTACCGAGTGTCCGAACAGTTTCATCCCCATCAACCGAACCTTTGTCGTTGCTGGTGGTCGGTTCAGAGAGCCCTACTACTGGGACTCTTACTGGATCCTCGAGGGCCTTCTCCGTACTGGTGGTTCCTTTGTCGAGATTGCAAAGAACACGATTGAGAACTTCCTCGACTTTGTTGAAGAGTATGGCTTCGTGCCTAATGGAGCTCGCATCTACTATCTCAACCGGTCCCAGCCGCCTCTGCTGGCCCAGATGGTCAAGATCTACGTCCAACACACCAACGACACTGACATCCTCGAACGtgccttgcccttgctgGTCAAGGAGCACGAGTTCTGGATGACCAACCGAACTGTCGAGGTCTACATTAATAATGAAACCTTCCTCCTGAACCG TTATGACGTCTCCAACACCCGTCCTCGACCAGAGTCGTATCGAGAAGACTATGTCACCGCCAACAACAAGTCCTACTACTCGACCGAGGGAGATGTCTTTCccgaagaggagaagctcgacgAGAAGCAAAAGGAGACGCTGTATGGCAACCTTGCCAGCGGCGCCGAGAGTGGTTGGGACTACACATCGCGATGGATTGCTCGTCCTGAGGATGCTGCGCGGGACAACTACTTCCCTCTCCGATACCTCAACACCAGGGAGATCATCCCCGTGGATCTCAACTCCATCCTGTACGGAAATGAGATTGCCATTGCCGACTTTTACGCAAACGCCGGCAACACAAGTGCTAGCGAGCAATGGCGCGAGGTGGCCGCCAACCGCAGCTACGCCATGACGACCTTCCTCTGGAACGAGACGCTCTGGAGCTACTTTGACTACAACATCACATCCCAGTCCCAGTACATCTATGTGcccgaagacgacgacacaGAGAGCATCGAAAAGACTAGCGCTCCCAAGGGCAAGCAGGTTCTCTTCAGCGTGTCCCAGTTCTACCCCTTCTGGCTGGGCGCCGCGCCCGACTACCTCATGAGGAACCCCTTTGCGGTCCTCAACGCCTACAGCCGCGTCGCCGAGTACCTCGACACCAAGGCCGGCGGCATCCCCGCGACAAACTTCCGGACCGGGCAGCAGTGGGACCAGCCCAACGTCTGGCCGCCGCTGATGCACATCCTCATGGCGGGTCTGCAGAACGTGCCCCCTACCTTTGGCATCATGGACCCTTCCTTCGTCGAGCTCCGCCGTCTGGCCCTCAAGCTCGGACAGAGATACCTCGACTCGACCTTTTGCACGTGGTACGCGACGGGCGGTTCCACGTCGGAGACGCCGCAGCTCCGTGGCCTCTCGGACGCCGACGAGGGCATCATGTTTGAAAAGTACGCCGACAACGCCACAAACGTcgcgggcggcggcggcgagtaCGAGGTCGTGGAGGGCTTCGGGTGGACCAACGGCGTGCTACTCTGGGCCGTCGACACCTTTGCCAATAGGCTCGAGAGGCCCGACTGCGGCGATATCAAGGCTGCTGATGTTGAAGGCGGCGGTGGAAAGCGCAGTCTGAGTGCGGTTATGCTGCATGCTAGAGATGCGAAGAGGGTTAAGAAGTTTGGACGGAGAAAGAGGGCTACCAAGAAGAGGTCGAGCCGCTCATTTTGGGggtag